From Streptomyces cyaneogriseus subsp. noncyanogenus, the proteins below share one genomic window:
- a CDS encoding DUF397 domain-containing protein: MADVQESTAGTQDEDVRARKERERDELYALDISDVEWHSAPGTEEHEERVEIAYLPGGAVAMRSSLDPDTVLRYTEAEWRAFVLGARDGEFDLEPAPHNGGLAAK; encoded by the coding sequence ATGGCTGACGTACAGGAGAGCACTGCGGGGACGCAGGACGAGGACGTCAGGGCTCGAAAGGAGAGGGAACGGGACGAGCTGTACGCACTGGACATCTCGGATGTCGAGTGGCACAGCGCGCCCGGCACCGAGGAGCACGAGGAACGCGTCGAGATCGCCTACCTTCCGGGCGGGGCGGTGGCCATGCGGTCCTCCCTGGATCCGGACACCGTGCTGCGCTACACGGAGGCGGAGTGGCGGGCCTTCGTACTCGGCGCGCGCGACGGCGAGTTCGACCTGGAGCCCGCACCGCACAACGGAGGGCTCGCCGCCAAGTAG